A region of Lycium barbarum isolate Lr01 chromosome 3, ASM1917538v2, whole genome shotgun sequence DNA encodes the following proteins:
- the LOC132633796 gene encoding uncharacterized protein At3g17950-like, with product MAQQEEGWPLGLQPLNLRIGLGNRSRDGSTSFNTSLSDSLTSSTDSSSDLDAESTGSFFHDRSTTLGSLIGVNSIINLSRRSTRGIRPNGVMTEVQKNNYRSKTTAWCFSLCPRNSTDAKNVMMIRNSDSNAPSLGHFLAVERRAANEHNRRSHHHSPLIYGPDEFAMALPNRDQNSLFANGQIAPPQLSPWSSGSDDIENRQRTNRELGAHHDAHGQGAPLLFPCMCG from the exons ATGGCGCAACAGGAAGAAGGATGGCCTTTGGGATTGCAGCCATTAAATTTGAGAATAGGTTTGGGTAATAGAAGCAGGGATGGATCAACTTCATTCAACACTTCACTTAGTGACTCTCTTACTTCCTCCACAGATTCTTCCTCAGATTTGGACGCTGAGTCCACAGGGTCTTTTTTCCATGATAGGAGCACAACACTTGGAAGTCTTATTGGTGTTAACAGCATAATTAATCTCTCAAGAAGATCAACAAGGGGAATTAGACCAAATGGTGTAATGACAGAGGTACAAAAAAACAACTACAGGTCTAAAACAACAGCATGGTGTTTCTCTTTGTGTCCAAGAAACAGCACAGATGCTAAGAATGTAATGATGATAAGGAACAGTGACAGTAATGCTCCATCACTTGGTCATTTTCTTGCAGTTGAAAGAAGAGCTGctaatgaacataatagaagaagcCACCACCATAGTCCTTTGATATATGGACCTGACGAATTTGCAATGGCATTGCCTAATAGAGACCAGAATTCATTGTTTGCCAATGGCCAAATTGCTCCACCTCAGTTGAGTCCATGGTCATCAGGTTCTGATGATATTGAAAATAGACAGAGGACCAACAGAGaattaggagccc atcATGATGCACATGGACAAGGTGCTCCACTTTTGTTTCCATGCATGTGTGGATGA